A stretch of the Halorussus vallis genome encodes the following:
- a CDS encoding M24 family metallopeptidase produces MSEFEERTRRCQRRLAEAGADAAVLFPSTNLFYLSGFREEPAERHLFLLVPSAERGSADDASEDTPRAADGDPAFLAPEMYADQIRDESWVMDLRLWADGEDPTELLADLADEMGLREGHLLVDDTMWALFTQDLRETLPDATFGLASEVLDDLRIRKDDAEIAALRRAGALADEVSVEIRALGEEAVGMTESELAAEIERLLGERGGDDVAFGTIAGSGPNGAKPHHRHGDREIERGDPVVLDFGAYVDGYPGDQTRTVVFAGDPPAEYPEVHEVVAEAQQAAVDAVEPGVAAEAVDRAARDVIEAAGYGEEFVHRTGHGVGLDVHEDPYIVDGNDLKLEPGMVFSVEPGVYLPGEFGVRIEDLVVVTNDGCERLNDSPRGWEPL; encoded by the coding sequence ATGAGCGAATTCGAAGAGCGGACCCGGCGGTGCCAGCGCCGACTCGCCGAGGCGGGCGCCGACGCGGCGGTCCTGTTCCCGAGCACGAACCTCTTCTACCTCTCGGGATTCCGCGAGGAACCAGCCGAGCGACACCTCTTCCTGCTGGTTCCGAGCGCGGAGCGCGGCTCCGCGGACGACGCGAGCGAGGACACCCCGCGAGCGGCCGACGGCGACCCCGCGTTCCTCGCGCCGGAGATGTACGCCGACCAGATTCGCGACGAGTCGTGGGTGATGGACCTGCGCCTGTGGGCCGACGGCGAGGACCCCACCGAACTGCTGGCCGATCTCGCCGACGAGATGGGCCTGCGCGAGGGCCACCTGCTCGTCGACGACACGATGTGGGCGCTGTTCACCCAGGACCTCCGCGAGACGCTCCCGGACGCGACGTTCGGCCTCGCCAGCGAGGTGTTGGACGACCTCCGAATTCGGAAGGACGACGCCGAGATAGCGGCGCTCCGGCGGGCCGGCGCGCTCGCCGACGAGGTGAGCGTCGAGATTCGGGCGCTCGGTGAGGAGGCCGTGGGAATGACCGAATCCGAACTCGCGGCCGAAATCGAGCGTCTACTCGGCGAACGCGGCGGCGACGACGTCGCGTTCGGCACCATCGCTGGGTCGGGGCCGAACGGCGCGAAACCCCACCACCGCCACGGCGACCGGGAGATCGAGCGCGGCGACCCCGTCGTCCTCGACTTCGGAGCGTACGTCGACGGCTACCCCGGCGACCAGACCCGGACGGTCGTCTTCGCCGGCGACCCGCCCGCCGAGTACCCCGAGGTCCACGAGGTCGTCGCCGAGGCCCAGCAGGCCGCGGTCGACGCGGTAGAACCCGGCGTCGCGGCCGAGGCGGTCGACCGCGCGGCCCGCGATGTCATCGAGGCCGCGGGCTACGGCGAGGAGTTCGTCCACCGCACCGGCCACGGCGTCGGCCTCGACGTCCACGAGGACCCCTACATCGTCGACGGAAACGACCTAAAACTCGAACCCGGCATGGTCTTCAGCGTCGAACCCGGCGTCTACCTCCCCGGCGAGTTCGGCGTCCGCATCGAGGACCTCGTGGTCGTCACCAACGACGGGTGCGAGCGTCTCAACGACTCGCCCCGCGGGTGGGAACCGCTCTGA
- a CDS encoding DUF7571 family protein, whose protein sequence is MKSCQNCQAVIDEYILDKQLEPLRELTVDDFNLCVDCTTIVADACVECGGGVYVPRNVTATPDYCPACRSDHIERTGHDPGWNLDTTSS, encoded by the coding sequence ATGAAATCGTGCCAGAACTGTCAGGCGGTCATCGACGAGTACATCTTGGACAAACAACTCGAACCCCTGCGCGAACTCACGGTCGACGACTTCAACCTCTGCGTCGACTGCACGACCATCGTCGCCGATGCGTGCGTGGAGTGTGGCGGCGGCGTCTACGTTCCTCGGAACGTCACCGCCACGCCCGACTACTGCCCGGCGTGCCGCTCCGACCACATCGAACGCACGGGCCACGACCCCGGGTGGAATCTCGACACCACGTCCTCCTGA
- the pdhA gene encoding pyruvate dehydrogenase (acetyl-transferring) E1 component subunit alpha produces the protein MTRERVAEFSVEYVQALDESGEVDSAEAPDLDDEELLELYRLMRLSRRMDERAVALQRRGELGTYAPGVGQEAAQVGSATALAPEEWMVPSFREGAAFLARGAPIHRILWYAMGMEEGAEVAGPNFPPSIPVGSQALHAAGIGWGKEIAGEEEAALVYFGDGATSEGDVYEAMNVAGALDAHVVFVCQNNQWAISTPRESQTRAETIAQKAVAAGIEGVQVDGNDVLGTRAVTRDALESARQGDPVLIEALTYRRSMHTTSDDPRVYRTEEEETGWDARDPIVRFEQYLEAESILDEERAADIAEDIEALIADEIDRAKEGQKRVVPAEMFDYVFAEPTPELRRQKAEFEREEGDGEVATPEEGMSGEERAGGGEVSGRGE, from the coding sequence GTGACCCGCGAACGAGTGGCCGAGTTCTCGGTCGAGTACGTGCAGGCACTGGACGAGTCCGGCGAGGTCGACTCAGCGGAGGCGCCCGACCTCGACGACGAGGAACTGCTGGAACTCTACCGACTGATGCGACTCTCGCGGCGGATGGACGAGCGGGCGGTCGCGCTCCAGCGCCGGGGCGAACTCGGAACCTACGCCCCCGGCGTCGGCCAGGAGGCCGCCCAAGTCGGGTCGGCGACCGCGCTGGCGCCCGAGGAGTGGATGGTGCCGTCGTTCCGCGAGGGCGCGGCGTTCCTCGCCCGGGGTGCGCCGATTCACCGCATCCTCTGGTACGCGATGGGGATGGAGGAGGGCGCGGAGGTCGCCGGACCGAACTTCCCGCCGTCGATTCCGGTCGGCTCGCAGGCGCTCCACGCCGCCGGCATCGGGTGGGGCAAGGAGATAGCCGGCGAGGAGGAGGCCGCGCTGGTCTACTTCGGCGACGGCGCCACGTCGGAGGGCGACGTCTACGAGGCGATGAACGTGGCGGGCGCGCTCGACGCCCACGTCGTCTTCGTCTGTCAGAACAACCAATGGGCCATCTCGACCCCGCGCGAGAGCCAGACCCGCGCTGAAACCATCGCCCAGAAGGCCGTGGCGGCGGGCATCGAGGGCGTGCAGGTCGACGGCAACGACGTGCTGGGTACCCGCGCGGTCACCCGCGACGCCCTCGAATCCGCCAGACAGGGCGACCCCGTGCTAATCGAGGCGCTGACCTACCGGCGGTCGATGCACACCACCAGCGACGACCCCAGAGTCTACCGGACCGAAGAGGAGGAGACGGGGTGGGACGCTCGCGACCCCATCGTCCGGTTCGAGCAGTACCTCGAAGCCGAGAGCATCCTCGACGAGGAACGGGCGGCAGACATCGCCGAGGACATCGAGGCGCTGATCGCCGACGAGATAGACCGGGCCAAGGAAGGGCAAAAGCGGGTCGTCCCCGCCGAGATGTTCGACTACGTCTTCGCCGAACCGACGCCCGAACTCCGGCGCCAGAAGGCCGAGTTCGAGCGCGAGGAGGGCGACGGCGAGGTGGCGACCCCCGAGGAAGGGATGAGCGGCGAGGAGCGCGCCGGCGGCGGGGAGGTGTCGGGCCGTGGCGAATGA
- a CDS encoding alpha-ketoacid dehydrogenase subunit beta — MANEIRLVEAIRQALDEEMGRDDSVLVYGEDVGVSGGVFRATKELRDEHPDRVYDAPLAEAAILGLGVGLGATGFRPVAEIQFASFVYQGFHQLQQHAARLRSRTRGTLGVPMTIRMPYGGGIRALELHSESFEAGYAHLPGLKTVVPSNPADAKGLLTSAVRDPDPVVFLEPTSRYRASRESVPEGEHTVPLGEANVVREGEDVTVVAWGAMLAEALSAVDDGDLDADAEVVDLRTVSPMDSKTILNSVRKTGRCVVVHEAPRTAGLAAEIIARINDDALYYLEAPVERVTGYDVPFPLFAREEAYRPDAERIRRGIERALSR; from the coding sequence GTGGCGAATGAGATTCGACTGGTGGAGGCGATCCGTCAGGCGCTCGACGAGGAGATGGGCCGCGACGACTCCGTCCTCGTCTACGGCGAGGACGTGGGGGTCAGCGGCGGCGTCTTCCGGGCGACCAAGGAACTCCGCGACGAACACCCCGACCGGGTGTACGACGCACCGCTGGCGGAAGCGGCCATCCTGGGGCTGGGTGTCGGCCTCGGGGCGACCGGGTTCAGGCCTGTCGCCGAGATACAGTTCGCCAGTTTCGTCTACCAGGGGTTCCACCAGTTACAGCAACACGCCGCCCGCCTGCGGAGTCGGACCCGCGGGACGCTCGGGGTCCCGATGACGATTCGCATGCCCTACGGCGGCGGCATCCGGGCGCTCGAACTCCACTCCGAGAGCTTCGAGGCGGGGTACGCCCACCTGCCGGGGCTGAAGACGGTGGTACCCTCGAACCCCGCCGACGCCAAGGGGCTGTTGACGTCGGCGGTCCGGGACCCCGACCCGGTGGTGTTCCTCGAACCGACGAGTCGCTACCGGGCCTCCCGGGAATCCGTCCCGGAAGGCGAACACACCGTCCCGCTCGGCGAGGCGAACGTCGTCCGCGAGGGCGAGGACGTGACGGTGGTCGCGTGGGGTGCGATGCTCGCCGAAGCGCTGAGCGCGGTCGACGACGGCGACCTCGACGCCGACGCCGAGGTCGTCGACCTGCGGACCGTCTCGCCGATGGACTCGAAGACGATACTCAACTCGGTCCGGAAGACGGGACGGTGCGTCGTGGTCCACGAGGCGCCCCGGACCGCGGGGCTGGCCGCCGAGATAATCGCCCGCATCAACGACGACGCGCTCTACTACCTCGAAGCGCCGGTCGAGCGCGTCACGGGATACGATGTGCCGTTCCCGCTGTTCGCCCGCGAGGAGGCATACCGGCCCGACGCCGAGCGCATCCGGCGGGGTATCGAACGCGCGCTGTCGAGGTGA
- a CDS encoding polysaccharide deacetylase family protein yields the protein MGDIDVAIGVDADCVAGWLGSYGGADSPADLSRGLSAGNEGIPRLLQLFEDEDVRTSWYVPGHTIDTFRDEIEDVAAAGHELGVHGYSHENPTDLSRGQEDEILEVSIDLIEEVSGERPVGHRASWWEFSENTPELVEKHDFLYDSSLMEREFEPGWMRKGDEWAPIDYDQDAQSWMEPYEYGEETDVVEIPISWYRDDIPPMLFIKQPLYHAGYKDPEMMYEQYYKRQFDFLYNRRGAGVYTFTIHPDLHGLPHMISHLEEFIQYVKGHENAEFTTLEDIARKYQDDPTVYESEGDYV from the coding sequence ATGGGGGACATCGACGTCGCAATCGGCGTGGACGCGGACTGCGTGGCCGGCTGGCTCGGCTCGTACGGCGGTGCGGACTCTCCGGCCGACCTCTCGCGCGGGCTGTCGGCCGGCAACGAGGGGATTCCGCGGCTCCTGCAACTGTTCGAGGACGAGGACGTCCGGACGTCGTGGTACGTCCCGGGCCACACGATAGACACGTTCCGCGACGAAATCGAGGACGTCGCGGCCGCCGGCCACGAACTCGGCGTCCACGGCTACTCCCACGAGAACCCGACCGACCTCTCGCGCGGACAAGAGGACGAGATTCTGGAGGTGTCCATCGACCTGATCGAGGAAGTCTCGGGCGAGCGCCCGGTCGGCCACCGGGCGAGTTGGTGGGAGTTCAGCGAGAACACGCCCGAACTCGTCGAGAAACACGACTTCCTCTACGACAGCAGTCTGATGGAGCGGGAGTTCGAGCCTGGGTGGATGCGCAAGGGCGACGAGTGGGCGCCCATCGACTACGACCAGGATGCCCAGTCGTGGATGGAGCCCTACGAGTACGGCGAGGAAACCGACGTCGTCGAGATACCCATCAGCTGGTACCGCGACGACATCCCGCCGATGCTGTTCATCAAACAGCCGCTCTACCACGCCGGCTACAAGGACCCGGAGATGATGTACGAGCAGTACTACAAGCGCCAGTTCGACTTCCTCTACAATCGGCGCGGGGCGGGCGTCTACACCTTCACCATCCACCCCGACCTCCACGGACTCCCGCACATGATCTCGCACCTGGAGGAGTTCATCCAGTACGTGAAGGGCCACGAGAACGCCGAGTTCACGACCCTGGAGGATATCGCCCGCAAGTATCAGGACGACCCGACGGTCTACGAGAGCGAAGGCGACTACGTCTGA
- a CDS encoding AAA family ATPase, protein MDQSTATKQCEQILDAIGEAVIADRAFLETVLTGVLARGHVLLEDVPGTGKTLTARSFADALGLSFNRIQFTPDLLPADITGSNVYDENRGEFRFSPGPIFANVVLADEINRAPPKTQAALLEAMGEGQVTVDGETRELPKPFFVIATQNPVEQEGTFGLPEAQRDRFIVKTAMGYPDFDGERELIDRRASRVSKAPSVSSVIDGSVVADLQQVLESVRVDGKLRDYVVALGRETRTDDRVEVGVSPRGVQRLFEVARATAVVAGRDYVAPDDVKRAVGPTFAHRLVLTDEALVRDVTREAVLDDVLDRVEVPAVTT, encoded by the coding sequence ATGGACCAGTCGACGGCGACGAAGCAGTGCGAGCAGATACTCGACGCGATCGGCGAGGCCGTGATCGCCGACCGGGCGTTCCTCGAAACGGTTCTCACCGGCGTCCTCGCCCGAGGGCACGTCCTGCTCGAGGACGTGCCGGGAACGGGCAAGACGCTCACCGCCCGGAGTTTCGCCGACGCTCTCGGCCTGTCGTTCAACCGCATCCAGTTCACGCCCGACCTCCTGCCCGCCGACATCACGGGGTCGAACGTCTACGACGAGAACCGAGGCGAGTTCCGGTTCTCCCCGGGTCCCATCTTCGCGAACGTGGTGCTGGCCGACGAGATCAACCGCGCGCCGCCGAAGACCCAGGCCGCCCTGCTCGAAGCCATGGGCGAGGGCCAGGTCACCGTCGACGGCGAAACCCGCGAACTCCCCAAGCCGTTCTTCGTCATCGCGACCCAGAACCCCGTCGAGCAGGAGGGCACCTTCGGCCTCCCGGAGGCCCAGCGCGACCGCTTCATCGTCAAGACCGCGATGGGCTACCCCGACTTCGACGGCGAACGGGAACTCATCGACCGGCGGGCGAGTCGCGTCTCGAAGGCGCCGAGCGTCTCGTCCGTCATCGACGGGAGCGTCGTCGCCGACCTCCAGCAAGTACTCGAATCAGTGCGTGTCGACGGAAAACTCCGCGACTACGTCGTCGCGCTCGGCCGCGAGACGCGCACCGACGACCGCGTCGAGGTCGGCGTCTCGCCCCGCGGCGTCCAGCGACTCTTCGAGGTCGCCCGCGCGACGGCCGTCGTCGCCGGCCGCGACTACGTCGCGCCCGACGACGTCAAGCGCGCCGTCGGTCCGACGTTCGCCCACCGACTCGTCCTCACGGACGAGGCGCTCGTCCGCGACGTGACCCGCGAGGCGGTCCTCGACGACGTGCTCGACCGGGTCGAGGTCCCCGCCGTGACGACGTAG
- a CDS encoding DUF7537 family lipoprotein, translating into MSSHRPKQTGVLAVLLVVTVVLAGCAGAGNSSPTTAAPDAITTTRPTITQSTTAQLTNTQPTTTSNDTTRLPPGVTANGIEEPSALVEAHRRALNNTSFTVVEERITRVNGTVVVRGTARARFSQSNGRYLFRSNSTVVNGSADQDVRFTRSIWSNETTTVRRVVFSDGTVQYEVDPPGVDRLRDAATGGERLRALFADGNATVESTVERNGTTLYEIVSTGRASIAVATENASNFTLTAYVAPSGVVREYTVTYPTTWNGQRARITERRRYVEIGSTAVRRPAWVTEATINETTASNPYAYSVFRTP; encoded by the coding sequence ATGTCCTCGCACCGACCGAAACAGACCGGTGTTCTCGCCGTCCTCCTCGTCGTCACCGTCGTCTTAGCCGGGTGTGCCGGAGCAGGAAATTCGTCACCGACGACCGCCGCTCCGGATGCGATAACCACGACACGGCCGACCATTACACAGTCGACTACCGCACAGCTAACCAATACACAGCCGACCACAACATCGAACGACACCACTCGGCTCCCGCCGGGAGTGACGGCGAACGGAATCGAAGAGCCGTCGGCGCTCGTCGAAGCCCACCGCCGGGCGCTCAATAACACGTCGTTTACCGTCGTCGAGGAGCGGATTACCCGGGTGAACGGCACGGTCGTCGTCCGGGGAACCGCCCGAGCGCGATTTTCACAGTCGAACGGGCGCTATCTGTTTCGGTCGAACTCCACCGTCGTCAACGGGTCGGCGGACCAGGATGTCCGATTTACCCGGAGTATCTGGTCGAACGAGACGACGACGGTTCGAAGGGTCGTGTTCTCGGACGGAACCGTCCAGTACGAAGTGGACCCACCGGGTGTGGATCGCCTCCGAGACGCCGCTACGGGCGGCGAGCGCCTCCGTGCGTTGTTCGCCGATGGGAACGCGACCGTCGAATCGACTGTCGAGCGGAACGGAACGACGCTGTACGAGATCGTTTCGACCGGCCGAGCGTCCATAGCCGTCGCTACCGAGAACGCATCGAACTTCACGCTGACCGCCTACGTCGCACCGAGCGGCGTCGTACGCGAGTATACGGTCACCTACCCGACGACGTGGAACGGCCAACGCGCCCGGATAACCGAGCGGCGGCGGTACGTCGAAATCGGGTCGACGGCGGTTCGCCGGCCTGCGTGGGTGACGGAGGCGACCATCAACGAGACGACGGCGTCCAACCCGTATGCATACTCCGTGTTCCGCACTCCGTAA
- a CDS encoding heavy metal translocating P-type ATPase produces MARKTHLEIRGMSCANCSGTVEDALGELDGIVEANVNFATDEATVEYDPEAVSLADIYGAIEDAGYDPVSQQVTVGISGMSCANCSQANETALEETQGVIDAEVNYATDEGTVRYNPEDADLSDLYDAIERAGYEPIREDDADEDGETAGDRREDARQAEIRRQRNLTLLGAALSAPLVFFMLEHFLFDGLLGDAVFGIPLPWVMFGLATPVQYFLGKEFYENSYTALVKNRTANMDVLIALGSSTAYLYSVAVLFGLSGGLYFETAALILVFITLGNYLEARSKGQASEALRKLLEMEADTATVVRDGEEEEIPLEEVEVGDVMVVRPGEKIPTDGVVREGDSAVDESMVTGESVPVEKSPGDEVVGSTVNENGILRVEATKVGSETALQQIVQLVKEAQSRQPEIQQVADRISAYFVPAVITNALLWGVVWYLFPEALAGFVSSLPLWGLVAGGPAVAGGTITTLEFAVVVFASAVLIACPCALGLATPAATMVGTSIGAQNGVLFKGGDVLERVKDVDTVVFDKTGTLTRGEMQLTDVVALGPAAGGSERAAADGGEPAADGGAIEASEPAAADEDFVLAAAASAEKGSEHPLAEAIVAGAEERGLTVEDPESFENVPGHGVRATTSHGEVLVGNRKLLEDEGVDASAAEETMERLEREGKTAMLVAVREARSASERSSGDQPRDYRLAGVVADSDTVKESAERAVSDLRESGRDVMLITGDNERTARAVAEQVGIDPENVRAEVLPEDKADAVEDIQSEGRNAMMVGDGVNDAPALAAAYVGAAIGSGTDVAIEAADVTLMRDDPADVLKAIRVSEGTLSKIKQNLFWALGYNTAMIPLASLGLLQPVLAAAAMAFSSVSVLTNSLLFRRYTPDHDYELFGFLR; encoded by the coding sequence ATGGCCAGGAAAACGCACCTCGAAATCCGAGGAATGAGCTGTGCCAACTGCTCGGGCACCGTCGAGGACGCCCTCGGGGAGTTGGACGGCATCGTCGAGGCGAACGTCAACTTCGCCACCGACGAGGCCACCGTCGAGTACGACCCCGAGGCGGTGTCGCTGGCCGACATCTACGGGGCGATAGAGGACGCGGGCTACGACCCCGTGAGCCAGCAGGTGACCGTCGGCATCTCGGGCATGTCCTGTGCGAACTGCTCGCAGGCCAACGAGACCGCTCTCGAAGAGACGCAGGGGGTCATCGACGCCGAGGTCAACTACGCCACCGACGAGGGGACGGTGCGGTACAACCCCGAGGACGCCGACCTCTCGGACCTCTACGACGCCATCGAGCGAGCGGGCTACGAACCCATCCGCGAGGACGACGCAGACGAGGACGGCGAAACTGCGGGCGACCGACGCGAGGACGCCCGACAGGCCGAGATTCGTCGCCAGCGGAATCTGACCCTGTTGGGCGCGGCGCTGTCGGCGCCGCTCGTGTTCTTCATGCTCGAACACTTCCTGTTCGACGGCCTGCTCGGCGACGCCGTCTTCGGAATTCCGCTCCCCTGGGTGATGTTCGGGCTGGCGACGCCGGTCCAGTACTTCCTCGGCAAGGAGTTCTACGAGAACTCCTACACCGCGCTCGTCAAGAACCGGACCGCGAACATGGACGTGCTCATCGCGCTGGGGTCGTCGACCGCCTACCTCTACAGCGTCGCGGTCCTGTTCGGCCTCTCGGGCGGCCTCTACTTCGAGACGGCCGCGCTCATCCTGGTGTTCATCACGCTGGGCAACTACCTCGAAGCCCGCTCGAAGGGCCAGGCCAGCGAGGCCCTGCGAAAACTGCTGGAGATGGAGGCCGACACCGCGACGGTCGTCCGCGACGGCGAAGAGGAGGAGATTCCGCTGGAGGAGGTCGAGGTCGGCGACGTGATGGTCGTCCGGCCCGGCGAGAAGATTCCGACCGACGGCGTGGTCCGGGAGGGCGACAGCGCCGTCGACGAGTCGATGGTGACCGGCGAGTCGGTGCCGGTCGAGAAGTCGCCCGGCGACGAGGTCGTGGGTTCGACCGTCAACGAGAACGGCATCCTCCGGGTCGAGGCGACGAAGGTCGGCTCCGAGACCGCGCTCCAGCAAATCGTCCAGCTAGTCAAGGAGGCCCAGAGCCGCCAGCCAGAGATCCAGCAGGTGGCCGACCGCATCTCGGCGTACTTCGTGCCGGCGGTCATCACCAACGCCCTGCTGTGGGGCGTCGTCTGGTACCTCTTCCCCGAGGCGCTGGCCGGGTTCGTGAGCAGTCTCCCGCTGTGGGGGCTGGTCGCCGGCGGGCCGGCGGTCGCGGGCGGCACCATCACCACCCTCGAGTTCGCGGTGGTCGTGTTCGCCTCCGCGGTGCTCATCGCCTGCCCCTGCGCGCTCGGACTGGCCACGCCCGCGGCGACGATGGTCGGCACCTCCATCGGCGCCCAGAACGGCGTGCTGTTCAAGGGCGGCGACGTGCTCGAACGCGTCAAGGACGTCGACACGGTCGTCTTCGACAAGACCGGCACGCTGACCCGCGGCGAGATGCAGTTGACCGACGTAGTCGCGCTCGGACCCGCCGCCGGCGGGTCCGAGCGCGCGGCGGCTGACGGCGGCGAACCGGCGGCCGACGGGGGTGCGATAGAGGCGTCCGAACCCGCGGCCGCCGACGAGGACTTCGTCCTCGCGGCGGCCGCCAGCGCCGAAAAGGGTAGCGAGCACCCGCTCGCGGAGGCCATCGTCGCGGGCGCGGAGGAACGCGGCCTCACCGTCGAGGACCCCGAAAGCTTCGAGAACGTCCCCGGACACGGCGTCCGGGCGACCACGAGCCACGGCGAGGTGCTGGTCGGCAACCGGAAACTGCTCGAGGACGAGGGCGTCGACGCCTCGGCCGCCGAGGAGACGATGGAACGGCTCGAACGCGAGGGCAAGACCGCGATGCTCGTCGCGGTCCGCGAGGCGCGAAGCGCCTCGGAACGGTCGAGCGGCGACCAGCCGCGAGACTACCGCCTCGCGGGCGTGGTCGCCGACAGCGACACCGTGAAGGAGAGCGCCGAGCGCGCCGTCTCCGACCTCCGCGAGTCGGGTCGCGACGTGATGCTCATCACCGGCGACAACGAGCGCACCGCCCGCGCGGTCGCCGAGCAGGTCGGCATCGACCCCGAGAACGTTCGGGCGGAGGTGCTGCCCGAGGACAAGGCCGACGCCGTCGAGGACATCCAGTCGGAGGGTCGCAACGCGATGATGGTCGGCGATGGCGTCAACGACGCTCCCGCGCTCGCCGCGGCCTACGTCGGCGCGGCCATCGGGAGCGGCACCGACGTGGCCATCGAGGCCGCCGACGTGACGCTGATGCGCGACGACCCTGCCGACGTGCTGAAGGCCATCCGCGTCTCGGAGGGAACGCTGTCGAAGATAAAGCAGAACCTCTTCTGGGCGCTTGGCTACAACACCGCGATGATTCCGCTGGCGAGCCTCGGCCTGCTCCAGCCCGTGCTGGCGGCCGCCGCGATGGCGTTCTCCAGCGTGAGCGTGCTGACCAACAGCCTGCTGTTCCGCAGGTACACGCCCGACCACGACTACGAACTGTTCGGATTCCTGAGGTAA
- a CDS encoding ABC transporter permease — protein MSVADRAARNRLALGVFAALVVVLGILTAALDLPLVELFTVGTFERALQAATPIALAAIGGLYAEKSGVFNIGLEGFMIFGALTAAAAAWFPSEGAAVTQAHLWFGIVAATVVCTLLTAIFAVLTIRYEADQIVAGLAVWFIGLGFGPFTATVVWGGVSSPSLPNIDDLAVPVLADIPVVGRLLFDASPLVLFTVVLAVVAWVVLYRTRYGYWVQAAGENPEALDTAGVDVNRVRYAAVLLSGALVGLAGGVLSVGIGSGFTGTGVTMVDGRGWIAIVAYLFGNYNPLGAFGASLLFGAMDMLQVQFQTIGISLPGSIVGLFPYVAVLVVLALVGYTRTPSAVGEPYDTEE, from the coding sequence ATGAGCGTCGCCGACCGCGCGGCGAGGAACCGACTCGCCCTCGGCGTCTTCGCGGCGCTGGTCGTGGTGCTGGGAATTCTCACGGCGGCGCTGGACCTGCCGCTGGTCGAACTGTTCACCGTCGGCACGTTCGAGCGGGCGCTCCAGGCCGCCACGCCCATCGCGCTGGCGGCCATCGGCGGCCTCTACGCCGAGAAGAGCGGCGTGTTCAACATCGGTCTGGAGGGGTTCATGATATTCGGGGCGCTCACGGCCGCCGCCGCGGCCTGGTTCCCCTCCGAGGGAGCGGCGGTCACGCAGGCCCACCTCTGGTTCGGCATCGTCGCCGCGACGGTCGTCTGCACGCTACTGACCGCGATATTCGCCGTGCTGACGATTCGCTACGAGGCCGACCAGATCGTCGCCGGACTCGCAGTCTGGTTCATCGGCCTCGGGTTCGGCCCGTTCACCGCGACGGTCGTCTGGGGCGGCGTCTCCAGTCCGTCGCTGCCGAACATCGACGACCTCGCGGTTCCGGTGCTGGCCGACATCCCGGTGGTCGGCCGCCTGCTGTTCGACGCCTCGCCGCTCGTGCTGTTCACCGTCGTCCTCGCGGTCGTCGCGTGGGTCGTGCTCTACCGGACACGGTACGGCTACTGGGTTCAGGCCGCCGGCGAGAATCCCGAGGCGCTCGACACGGCGGGCGTCGACGTGAACCGCGTCCGCTACGCCGCAGTGCTGTTGTCGGGCGCGCTGGTCGGACTGGCCGGCGGCGTGCTCTCGGTCGGCATCGGCAGCGGCTTCACCGGCACCGGCGTGACGATGGTCGACGGCCGGGGCTGGATCGCCATCGTCGCCTACCTGTTCGGCAACTACAACCCGCTGGGCGCGTTCGGCGCGTCGCTGCTGTTCGGCGCGATGGACATGCTCCAGGTCCAGTTCCAGACCATCGGCATCTCGCTACCCGGCAGTATCGTGGGCCTGTTCCCCTACGTCGCCGTGCTCGTGGTGCTCGCGCTGGTCGGGTACACCCGGACGCCGTCGGCCGTGGGCGAACCCTACGACACCGAGGAGTAG